GAATCCAAGGTCTGACACTGTGGGgtcagttagagtcagacatcaGTTGCCAGTGActatgtaaaaatgtcatgtaaaaaactaaagatgaaaatgaactgGATGTCAGGCTCTTCTCCGACTGGCCAACagtacaaaatatataaagtgTGTGAGTAAGCAAAGAGACTTTTCCGGGAGAGTTTTGAAAACAGTGGTTAATGCAGTCGGTTTCATGACCCGTTTGAGGCAAAGTTTCAGGCCAGAAGGTTCCTTTACAGAAGCAAAATAATCACTGCAAACTCAAAAAGGCCGATGGTTGCCACTTGTCCCTCATTCCTTTAACTTGGGTCGGCCATTTCTTATGAAGCTCTACATCTTTTGGGGAGACCAGGCTGACATGCTCAGTGGCACATTAAGAGCATCCAGCCACCGCGCAACGGTCCAGCATTTCCtgtctgatactgaagctgaagagcttgtttaaCCACATCTAATGGATGGTGGACAGCAGCTGACCCTTCTGGTTCTGAAATAGCGCAACACTGCGATGATCATTCCAAACTCCACAGGTCCAGATGCTTGTCAGTGACTCTTTCATTCTATCACAAACATGCAACAGCTCCTCCATGTACAACTTAGATTAGGAATATAGTAGATCACAACCATCTGAATGCGCCGCTCTCTGCTTCTTTGAGGGATGCTATTTGGACCGATCTGTGGGGTTCAAGGTCCTCACTCTCTGTAACAATTTGTGTCAGGCATAGGATGGTTACCGAACTCCATTGAAAACGGAGCTCTGAAGTAGGGTTgggttaaaacaaaacaaaacaaaacaaagaaaaaagattcTGCATTATTTTCTGATTCTCCCTTCCCTTAATTCAGCATCTGGCCAGTAGGGGCGCCATCGGTGTGATTCGCATTTAATGGAGGGAAGTGAAACACAATCaaagaacaagaaaacaaaggaTCGTGGAGAGAATACGGAGGACTTTTGTCCATGATCGTGGTTTTGAATGCATTTATAGTGCATACTGACTTGGATCTTATCACATGATTTtaagtcatttatttcagcatTGTCTAAACTGCCGTGAAATATTCCAGTCCGACGCTCCAGTCCGTGGCATACACACCGTTAGTACTTTCCTAACTATAGTAGCTTCAAATATCTTGCGGCACTCACCATCTCacacacaatttaaccccaaattagaactgacagaacacagtctgtgCCATTCACATCAATATTCCACAGCCTGATAGGCAAGTTCTTCTTCGTTTGTGACAAGTTTTACAGCGCCACTTACAGCACAGGCGTGTGTACTACATTGTTTTCACTAAAACAGATTATTATGGGTGAAATAACCTGACAATAATCCTCCTTAATGTGGCGACCTGGAAAAGGAAAGCTGCGTCGCACAAGCTGATTTTAACCTTTAGTTTCAGCTGACCATTGAGGTCAATGTAGAATTCCAGTGAGTAAAAAGATACTGGTAAAGACGACGCGGATGTTTCTTTTCAAACGGTTCTGGCAAACAACTTAAAGTGGGACTTACAGGGTATAAAGTTCACCCTGCGCCTGAGTTGCAGTGGGACGTCCCGCAGCTTGTTTGCCTCCGAACGCACCAATGAGAAGGAGTTTTCCTCAGACTGACATTCTGACTCACGAACCCATCCGCTCGCGGAAGTGTCGATCGGCCAATGCGGATCCACGACGCGCCGCGGCAGAAGGCGATTTTAAAATCGGAACCTTCCCGTTTGGTGGGGCGAACGTTACCTGTCACCTGGAGAGGAGAGTCGCGAGCGATGGCGCTGTCCCAGTGTCTGGACGAGTCCCCCTTCAGTTCCAAACCAGGCGAGGACGCGTACAACGAGAGACACCGGCTGgcgctggaggagctgctgtccGGGGGAGTGGAGAAGTTCCTCCGCTTCCTCCAGACGGAGAAAGTCCCAAACTTTCTGTCAGACGATGAGATTCAACTCATCCGGAGCTCGGCTCTGTCCCCGCCACGGTGCGCGTCTTTCCATGGCGACGAGCAGGAGATGGGCGGCTCCGTGGACTGCTCTTCCGTCACTTACTTTCCCGAGGTGTCCGACGTGGAGCCCCCGATGCTGGAGAACGGCTGGCCGGCCTTCACCACCGGGTCGTACAGGGGAGTGACGAGGGCCGTGGCGCACTTCCAGCCCAGCTACGGAGAGAGCGTCTACAGCTGCAAAGAGGCTGCCCGCCGAATGATCAAAAATGCCAAGGAGGTAACACTAACCCTTCCAAATACTATTAGGATTGGTGAATGTTTATATGGCAGGATACCTCTCAGCACCATAACGCCTGAAGGTCATCCCTAACTGACTTTCTCCCATAGCCATCTCATGAAAGCAGAGTGGAGATGACAGTCAGGTGAACACCACTTGTTCCTTCAGGATAAGAGGGTACACACCAGTCTGGAGAACTTTCCTCCTCAGGATCCAGCATCCTAGACAGGTCCCGTTAGACAATACAAATCTTTATTAATCATTCATGGAGACACATGAAGAAAGTAGGTCACACGTGTCTAACGTTAGGCCCAGGGGCCAATCTCGCCTCATCCCAAAATGTTCGCAAAGAGGATACTGAAAAACTGAAGTGAAAGGCCGTAAGTGATGCTGAATGAagtcagcttcacagtcaataTGTGTCCGTACTGCAAGAAGCCATTTTGACAAATAAAGACAGGCCAAGTCAGTTTAGCCCTGGAAAAAAACCATGATTCACTCTTAGTTTAATAAAACATTGTTgaatatgaaattaaaatgccttgtttatttttgtgccaCTTGAAGACTGAccttatttcattttcaaaatcataTGTATGTAAGATGAAGTTGCAGTTGCCCtgaaggactgacagtttgccCCGCCCCCTATCTGATCCACAAAAACTGTCATCTAGATTCACATTTGATTTGGCTGGGGGTGTAATCTATGTGGCATGTACAGCATCTACCTAAGGTGCCGCATCGTATAATGGGAATGTGGTGAGgggccaaaagaaagacaaagaaaaagtgCCAAGTtgatatcacaaaaaaaaaaaaatcataggtAAGTGATGTGAAgagaaattaataaaataaaatgaaataaatatgttatAGTGCCATGGTATTGTAACAACAGCTGTAATTGTCATTTAATCCtataattatttcattttatatacattttattttgataaaaaaacaaaggcaatccttctcaaatagtgggacAGGCACCCCTAAGGGGGGGCGTGGAACGCTGCCACGGGGGAGCATCTGACCTCGGGGAGCATTTCTTgccatactagaataaagtgtaatagcACATCCgctcttgattttattttgaattttgatgcactttaagtcttctGGGgtacagacaaaaaaatgttttttttttcttgtctttagtGTTAAAAAGTATATCTGAAAAAAGGATATCGCCTCTGCAATGACATGCAGGGGGGGcgacagaaaataattgagaagcacggAACTTACGGCAAAATATTTCTAAGTATGTCTttatgtaaaagaaagacaaatcaAAGCAACGAAGAGTAAAAAAGTGCAAAATCAAATGTGTCAGTCGGCTGTCAGAATCATGTCTATATGATCAGCTTTGTAGTTTTACTTTGACCTTAGGTGGACCAGCTAAATGCAGCCATTGCTTCAGTCAGTGAAGCAGTGCATGCAGGTCAGTGTTTATAGGCACAACAGGACTGAATTAGACGACTTGCCGTGCAGAAAGAAAAGTCTGATGGTGTCACTCCTATTGCGTCAATATCATATTATGCATAATATTACTCTCCACTTCCACTTGTTCATTTAGCTAATTGCCCAAAAGCTCCAGATcgtgatgataataataatgataaatatgaGAAAATGTCTCCAGCAACCTTGGCTAACGGAACAGACTCAAAGATGACGGTTATTGACAGTGAATTAATTGGGCTTGAGCAGAAAAGCAAACATCATTAACATTACAGATAATAGTCTCATGAGGTGCCTTTTTCACAGGAATTCCATGAATAGATCATTTAGCttacctatgttttttttttgttaaaatccATCAAATTCTTTTGTGCTATTTACTTCCTTCATCCCTGCTAAATAACTACCATGTGCATTTCCAGCACGTTGTGAAATGCGCGGCTCGCTACATCATCTTTGTTCATGAAAATTGACAATCCTGCTTCTCCCCGTGGAATTGCTTTCATtattctttaattttttttgaaGCTCTGATTGTCTAGCCCTTGATCAAATTGACCAAAAATGGAACCAgacattaaatattcataacGAAGTTCCTGATGTGAGCTGTCAGTCCCGCGCTCTGCGGTTTGGAGCTGAAATGATTCACGAAGGATCCAGCGGTAAATCTCAGGCTTTTGTTTCGGGTCTGCGCACCAGATGTGCCACAACTTGTTCTCCGCTCCTCTATTAAAATTTGCATGTTCTCTCTCATTAAAGGGCTTTGAAGATCAGTTTACACTTGAAAAATGTTCTATATCCTCGTGGATGGAACCAGAGTCCAACACATTCTCTTGCAGTGAAACACAGAACTGAGTCGACCGGGAAAACGTGGCGGACTAGATGTGAACGACATAAACATCTGACTCTGATCCTCCGCACTGAATCTTTACACTGACGTATCAAATTCCATTCCTTTTTGCGAAGAGGACAAAAATGGTGAGCTGCCGGCAGCGCACACTTCTCTTCTGTGTTTAAGTCGTTTTATTTGCAGACCAAGCGTTGGCACCGATTGCCACGGTAACAGTCAATAGAACGCTCATCAGTGTGAGTGTCTGAGTGAAATTCACAGCTCTGCCTCGGATTGGCCAAACACTGAAAACCCAATCATGTGCCACATCTGTGAGAGCATCACTGCAGCCCCTAAAATGAATTTCTTTTCTATCACCTCTGTAATTTTCCACTGCAGGTGATTGCCATAGTTACAGACTCCCTGACAGACCTGGATGTCTTCAAAGATCTTCAGGAGGCGTGCTCTGTCCGAAAAGTCCCTGTTTACATCCTGCTGGACCAACTGGCTTCTGGAGCGTTTCTCAAGATGTGCAAAACCGTTGGCGTTTGCCTGGATGACCTTCGGGTACGGTGGGTTAAGCCGGGCGGGGCTGTGTTTGCACAACATAAGATTATTCGGAACAGGAGAGCTTATAGCTTTAATTAAAGTGGGCGGGGCTTTGATCTCACCCCTGTTTCTCATGTCCTCACATTTGCAGCAAATGAGAGTGCGGACCATCACGGGTTCAACTTATTACATGAGATCAGGAGCCCGGATCACGGGGGAAGTTCATGAGAGGTTCATGCTGATCGACGGGATCCGAGTGGCCACAGGTTCTTACAGGTACGCTCCTGCTAACACTTCAACTCAAGGCTAATACcacaggtgaagaagctgaTGTGTCACAGGCAGAGGTGGAAATATTCTTCTCATTCTCACCTAAACAAGCATTTTTGATGCTCATTTACAAAGTTACAGCAAAGACTTTTAGGTTGTGGGACTCTTTGGTATCTGGAAAATGGTTGATCAAAGAAACCCTGACAAATATGTCTACAAAACCTGCAGCACAACATCCAAAAATATGGTCCAAATTGCATCCATTTGCCTCCTTCCTTTGACACGACAAGACGTTCCACCATCTCTACAATAATAAGCAGCAAGCTTTGTTCTAGACAGTACCAAAACCATCAGAAGACAGAACTGTCATCGTTGGGCTTGAACTGAAACTGTGCAAGATAGAATGTGCAACGCTGAGATAAGCACATGACAgagcacagagttttctgggctcatgaaggtgagactgctggttcctcagcagcaggaatcTGGAAGATctaactagtgatgggtggatgaggcatcatgaaacagtgttgcagggttaatgacacagtgtccttattttcagaggccaccagatggcgctctgggtttaccaatgatgtgaggtttcattgatttGGATGgttgagtccaaacattttacggcagacagtgccatctggtggcctctgaaagtcagtgCTCTGCTTTGTGAAACTCCATCAACCCATCaattactgtgtcatgaaacctcatctatcacGACATGTGACTGATGCCTGAGAAACATCGATTGACCATCATGATGAAAGCGAAGACTCaacttttcattaaaatatacaTTAGTGTTGGTTAATGAAATTTAAGTAGTACAGAAAAACTCTATCGCTCCTGTCCAACTCTGATCATGTGTTTGGTGAACTCTTGTGTGCAGGTTCAACTGGACCGATGGCAAACTGAACAGCAGCAATCTCATCGAACTTTCCGGTCAAATTGCTGAGAAGTTTGACGAGCAGTTTCGCATCCTCTATGCTCACTCTTTGCCGTTGAACACTGGAGGAAGTGTTCGAAACATCGGCGAGCAGCTTCATCGGAGCACTTCCACGCCCTGCCGGGTCAGAGGGAGGCCAGCAGACCAAGTGTGTCTGACCAGCACACCCACCGGTAAACAAAGGTTGCTGTCCCGGCCCTTCGGTGACCTCTTGACCTCCTCAGAGAAAGGTCAGAGAGCCAGTGTTGAATCGAACCAGTCAACCATAGGGGATGACTGGTGTGAAGAGAAGCGTGTGCGGGAGGAGATCCTGGCAGGAAGTGCCCATCTAGGTCTCCCCCAAGTCCAAGAGCCAGAATCAAATCTCCCCATCTCCGAGCCCTGCCACATGAGCACCCAGGCCAGCCTGTCAGTGGCAGACAGCCACACACAGACCGATCTGCAGCTCCCACACGCCACCCAGTCTGTCGCCTGTGACGCACATGAGAGCTCCCTGACGGAATCCATCCAGAACCTGTCCAAAGAGCGGCACCAGCACTACGCAAACATCCGCTCCAAGGTGGAACACATGATGAGCTCCGTGTCCCGCCGGCGAGGGCTTGCAGACATCACCAACATGACTCAGGGGTCTGGTGCTCTCAGGGCAGACAAAGACTGTGGACAGGAGCCAAACCCTCGACTGGTCACTGAGAATATGGGTGCGGGCACGTGGCCAGGAGCCAGATGTGTGGACTAGTCTCTCCCTTTGAATCTTAAGTGCGTCTGCACAGATTCCTTAAGGGCTTTGAGCAAGCATTATTCAATCTTTTTGGGCTGCAAAGGGagattttctcatttttgccGGGGACTGTGTCATGTCAGATGGGCCGCCTAAGTCGTATCGATAATGAATCTGCTTCTGTAAACTTCATGGAGTGTCTGGGACTGCTGCTTAGTTTATTTGAATTTAATCTGCCGGCTCTAAGTGCCTTGAAATCTACTGAAGTCCAGCTGCGcctcaacaaaaataaaattttgttTTCCAAGATGGATAATTCTTTATTTCTGTTCGTCCTGTCTGAGACGCATGTGGTCGTACAATATGGTTGAAGGGGAGAAGCAGGGCTGAGACTTGTTCTGGCTTTTAACCACTAATGTCATTTTTAAGGTCTGTCTGGACACCCAAATTCACTCGTATGGAAGACTGCAAGTTATTTTAACACATGGCCTTGTGCTATAAAGGGAACAGGAAAGTAACAACCAAGAAGCGGAGCACTGACCTTCACCAGAAGTCTATCATGCAACTCTGCAGTCGTCATTAATGTCAGACATCCAGCAGCCTGCAGTGGGCACAAACAAGTGACGCTGGACGCATGAAGACATCTCCTCAGATTCTTCGTTTCCCTACTTGCTACccccttttttctcctcacgATTGCCTTTCTCTGGCTACATTTTAAATGAGAGAATTATAATGACAATGAATCGTGAGTAGTTTCCTCTTCAGGATTTGGAAAAAGACCTTTTTGAAAGGGTCACATGGAGTTctctgttatttattcattcttatTGGGTCTGTGGGGCTGGTGTCTAGCCCAGGAACCTTGGATGTACGAGATGGGACATCCGCCCATCACGGGACACGCGTATAGACAGCcaactacacacacaaacacactcatgcTGACTGACAGTGTAGCGACCGAGCACAAACTCCACCCTAAAGAGACGCAGGTTCCCTCCAAACCTAGAGTTGCCCCAAGTTGGTGGATTCAAACCTGCAACACCATAGAATGCTATGACTCAATATAGAGGGGAAAAAATGGCTCAATACTACAAAAAAAGGAGACCATGGGGTATATATTTATAAGGATCAAATAGCACAACCAGAAAGAGCAAAATTTAAGTATTTCTATTTTAACACAATtttatgaaaaatgcaaaaaaataaataaataaataaataaagtattaaAGTAACTGCAAAATCCCATTCTCTCCtaagagtaaaaaaaagtttttatatatatatatatatatatatatatatatatatatatatatatatatatagtgaatgAATGTGACCTGTATGTTACATTATAACCATTATAATGTTGTTCTTGTTTGGACCCCATGTTGAATTAAAAGCATGTGTCTCCAGCTCTTTTCTGACTACCAGCTTAGATCAGCTACCCCATGGTCGTCTATGGGTGTGAAAAGTTGCAAGTTCCTGGCACCGAACAGGATTTCAATGTGATATCTTGCCTCTGGGCTCAAAGGTCCTGCTGTGCGTGATCAAAGCACGTCAGTGTAGAAGTATTTTCAAACTATCCCGAGAGATGAATGCGCTACCTACCCAGAGCAGCTTGTGACTGATGTGTAACTACATTGTGGAGGAGGAATAGTAAATTTCCACGAATTGAGATGCACACAGAGCTGTGTTCACAGATGGAGGCAACCTGCTGGATGTGTTCGTGCGTTGAGGAGAGCAGGGTTCAGTGGCAACACAGGCTTTGTCGGAAGCTCCGAAAGATTTTGCTATCGACTTTCACAGCTTTGAACATAACATGTGTTCATGAGAATCCTGCTACCACACGTTCATCTGCTGTGTAAACAAACCGTGTCGGGGCGAGAGATGTGACATGGATATTCACACTTATATGGTGCTGTACAATTGATTTGCTGTATTCACACTTACATTCACACAGTAATGCTGGAGGCCGACATGTGCTTTGCCAGCAAGCAGCCAGGAAGATTCCGTGGTTTGGAATCTGTTTTCACAAAGTCTACGAGAAACGCATGCTGGGTTGGCAAAGAGAAAATGAGGGTGGATCtttaagacagaaaatgaaCTAAGACAAAGTGCTTAGGCTCATTTGTTTGCAACTATGGATGATAgctgaaacaacaaaacttATTTTATGTGGAAGAAGCGACTAGTCTACCCTGGTCAAATGCTATACAAGTCTGGAACGTCCATTGCACTCAGTGgttcatgaaaacaacacaaacaaacttgAGTAAGGCCTTCAATGAAAGCCTTTAGCATCACGACTTCATCCACAGTCACGAGCTAAAATACTCCTCCTTGGGTTGGTATCAACAGAAGAGCTCTGctgcattaaaaaagaaagactggTAGGAAATAGCGTGGTCGTTATAAAAGTAGCTCAAGATTTAATCCAGGTTGTAAAACGTGGCTGTCTTCAATTTGAAGATAATCCACTTTAAACCAGAGGGGGCGATGTTGCACTTCGAAGCATTGTTGACCGAGTGGCCACTGAATCAGAAGAAGAATTCAAACAGCCAGAGCAAAACAGAAGTCCGAACCGAGGTGATGTAACCGATATTTAATCGATCGTTCTCACGTCCAACTGGATTTTTCATCATcgtgttattattgttattttttgtcGCAGCACTctacagaaaataataataatcataaaaaagcGGACACGTTTGTAAGCGTTTCCGTGTTGACACGTGACGtcatgaattcatttgaaaaataacGTTTGCTATCGTACACTCATTTCTGACTGTACTGTTTACCCGTCAGTAATAACAGTGTATTTTAGAACATCTAATCGCTAAATGCAttcaaactttcttttttttttttatcatggctATAAAGCAAAATGTGTTGGTACATCTGTGACCCAGTGCAGCAAACAGTGACCTCTAGAGGCGTGTGCAGGCAGAAGGCGCAGCTCAAATGAACTAAAACTGACACACCCATAAGGATAAATGTTTGTCTAAAATACCACAATATGAGCCTCGTTGTTAATTATTGAAGGCCAATTAGCCACGCAGCTCACCCCTGACTCCACATCTTAGTCCGGATAAACATCAGGAAATAAGACCATAAACTGCTCAGGTTTGAATGGATGGCCGTTCGTGGCCATCCACGCGCAATACGACAGTATAAAAGACTGCAAACTGTGGCGTGTCGACGTACAACTCAAACCATGTCAGACGACTCACTTGCGCCTGtaaaccactagatggcgcctcattccttttctttttcttccgaAACGTTTCACGAAAAATATGACGCTTACAAGAGAATATTAAAACCTATTTAACGTGACTCAGTAACACGAGTCCCAGCGAAATTAGCGGAATAATTATCTACATAAAAAGGATCCAAGACCAAACTGTGGTTTCagtaatacatttaaatgatactaCATGCTCAATTCAGAAACTGCGTTTGATTTTCCACTTGATTTTGTCTCACCAAGGACAAAAAAAGGTTCCACTGTTGTGGTGTATCATGAGATATGTTGTAGTATTAAGATATATTAGGAAATGATGTCCATATATTGACAAATGAGAACCAACAGAACTGGAAAAACCTCAATTCAGCCGCCTCACTTGTCACTTGTGGGGTCACGACCCTTGTTTCCCAACTTTCTTTGCTCAGTCCAAAAGAGACTGGAAACACAACGGGATTATCTTCTGAACGTAGGTACTTGAATTGTGTCATCTCTCACCACATTATCGACGATGGGATCTGTACACATCAGCTGGTGGATTAAGTGTTTGCCGGTTTCCTGACTATTTTATGACCAGCCAACCATTTCATCAATCACTGGCATTGAATATCAGTCCACATTCAGGCAGCAGGCTCTCAGACAGGGACACGTCATGCTCGGCCCGTCAAAGCCCTCCTGACGTGAACCTTTTAATTACCGCAAACATGGTTGATGAGTTTGAGGCTTGATTACTCGGCCTTCATTAGTCAGATGGTGAGATATAGTGACTCCCAGAGGAGCAACTTGGATCTCTGAAGGACCCTCCTTAGCATTCCCCCCAGTGCTGATGCAACACAATACTATAGAGCGTGGAATTGGAAAAGTAAAGGAAAGAATCAAAACAAACCCCCCAAAATAATTGGTGAACACAATTTTAGACATAGTCACAGTCAGTTTTGTGCTTTCACAAAATATTTCTGTCCATCAGTGCGATCTgctttagtctccttcatcgtggatgttttggtgatgacatcacattgcactgaaaaatgaaagaaactaGCTGTCTGAATAATCTGTGTTATTTGGATAtagatgaaatgtgtttttttctgttattaatgCATTGAAATTCATCTCTTAAACTCACAGCCCTAATTCAAATGTTTGTGAAATGTGATTCTTTCACTAAAAG
Above is a window of Synchiropus splendidus isolate RoL2022-P1 chromosome 6, RoL_Sspl_1.0, whole genome shotgun sequence DNA encoding:
- the fam83d gene encoding protein FAM83D, with translation MRIHDAPRQKAILKSEPSRLVGRTLPVTWRGESRAMALSQCLDESPFSSKPGEDAYNERHRLALEELLSGGVEKFLRFLQTEKVPNFLSDDEIQLIRSSALSPPRCASFHGDEQEMGGSVDCSSVTYFPEVSDVEPPMLENGWPAFTTGSYRGVTRAVAHFQPSYGESVYSCKEAARRMIKNAKEVIAIVTDSLTDLDVFKDLQEACSVRKVPVYILLDQLASGAFLKMCKTVGVCLDDLRQMRVRTITGSTYYMRSGARITGEVHERFMLIDGIRVATGSYRFNWTDGKLNSSNLIELSGQIAEKFDEQFRILYAHSLPLNTGGSVRNIGEQLHRSTSTPCRVRGRPADQVCLTSTPTGKQRLLSRPFGDLLTSSEKGQRASVESNQSTIGDDWCEEKRVREEILAGSAHLGLPQVQEPESNLPISEPCHMSTQASLSVADSHTQTDLQLPHATQSVACDAHESSLTESIQNLSKERHQHYANIRSKVEHMMSSVSRRRGLADITNMTQGSGALRADKDCGQEPNPRLVTENMGAGTWPGARCVD